One Jeotgalicoccus saudimassiliensis DNA window includes the following coding sequences:
- a CDS encoding DEAD/DEAH box helicase, protein MSNAFKRFEFNNTMLDTIGRIGFTHPTMVQERVIPRILKGSNVVAQSATGSGKSHAFLLPLIYNIDETQKTPQVIVMAPTRELAKQLEGMAKKVLESYEEISCRAFIGGTEMKRDEERARQNPQLVIGTPTRIKDLIDNQALDIHAAKTVVIDEADLMVDLGFMADVDYISNRISTASQFLVFSATIPEPLKHFMEKYIGETEIIVIDTPLNKASIHYSLVPVKGTGRLEKTLQLTQNITPYIGLIFANSRERADELFAYLKEAGVNVGLFHGGLKPRERSQEIKKIENLDYHWVVASDLAARGLDFDGASHVINYDIPKQIEFFTHRVGRVGRGSYSGVAITLYEPSEENEIDTLEEKGYVFNHEDIRGGELKSIKDRTMRAGRSKRSKTNKSQNYKVRAPKKVKPGYKKKIKFQKEELERQERRRYAKAKSRNEKKRNKKDNK, encoded by the coding sequence ATGTCAAATGCATTTAAAAGATTTGAATTTAACAATACGATGCTCGACACGATCGGGCGCATCGGGTTTACACACCCGACAATGGTACAGGAGCGCGTTATACCGCGTATCTTAAAAGGCAGCAACGTCGTAGCACAGTCGGCAACAGGCAGCGGGAAAAGCCACGCCTTTTTACTGCCGCTGATTTATAATATCGATGAAACACAAAAGACGCCGCAGGTCATCGTAATGGCGCCGACGAGAGAACTTGCAAAACAGCTGGAAGGTATGGCGAAAAAAGTTCTTGAGTCATATGAAGAAATCAGCTGCCGTGCATTTATCGGCGGAACGGAAATGAAACGAGACGAAGAACGTGCACGTCAAAATCCGCAGCTTGTTATCGGTACACCGACGAGAATAAAAGATTTAATCGATAATCAGGCACTCGATATTCACGCAGCCAAAACTGTCGTAATCGATGAAGCAGACCTGATGGTAGACCTCGGCTTTATGGCGGATGTTGACTATATTTCGAACCGCATTTCGACAGCAAGTCAGTTTCTTGTGTTTTCTGCCACTATCCCTGAACCGTTAAAACACTTTATGGAAAAATATATTGGCGAGACGGAAATTATTGTAATTGATACGCCGCTTAACAAAGCGTCTATTCATTACAGTCTTGTACCTGTAAAAGGAACAGGCAGACTGGAGAAGACGCTTCAGCTGACACAAAATATTACACCGTATATCGGATTAATTTTTGCCAATTCACGTGAACGTGCCGACGAACTGTTTGCTTACTTAAAAGAAGCAGGAGTTAACGTCGGGTTATTCCACGGCGGACTGAAGCCCCGTGAGCGCAGTCAGGAAATTAAAAAGATTGAAAATCTGGACTACCACTGGGTCGTTGCAAGTGATCTTGCAGCACGCGGACTTGACTTTGACGGAGCATCACATGTTATTAACTATGACATTCCGAAGCAGATAGAATTCTTTACACACAGAGTAGGGCGTGTCGGACGCGGTTCATACAGCGGTGTGGCGATTACACTTTACGAACCGAGTGAAGAGAACGAAATCGATACACTTGAAGAAAAAGGATATGTATTCAATCATGAAGATATCCGCGGCGGTGAATTAAAATCAATTAAAGACCGTACGATGCGTGCAGGCAGAAGCAAACGTTCAAAAACAAACAAATCGCAAAACTACAAAGTACGCGCTCCTAAAAAAGTAAAGCCGGGATACAAGAAGAAAATCAAGTTCCAGAAAGAAGAACTTGAGCGCCAGGAGCGCAGACGCTATGCCAAGGCTAAATCACGCAACGAAAAGAAAAGAAATAAAAAAGACAATAAGTAG
- a CDS encoding deoxyribonuclease IV, with product MLLGSHVSMSGKKMLEESVTTAAGYGASTFMIYTGAPQNTRRKKIEDLNIEKGQKAMAELGITNFVVHAPYIINIANTQKDHVFNLGVEFLQEEIVRTEALGAKQIVLHPGAHVGAGSEAGIKQIIKGLNEVLSNDNDVQIALETMAGKGSEIGRTFDEIAHIMDGVTNNERLSVTFDTCHVHDAGYDIRNDFDGVLNEFDKIVGIDRIKVLHMNDSKNPVGAHKDRHENFGFGHIGFDALNYIINHPEFTGIPKILETPFVGPDKKNRVAPYKHEIDMIKSGEFDPGLLIKINPDVSVLE from the coding sequence ATGTTATTGGGATCACATGTTTCGATGAGCGGTAAGAAAATGCTGGAGGAGTCGGTGACGACTGCAGCTGGTTATGGTGCATCTACATTTATGATTTATACCGGTGCGCCGCAAAATACGCGCCGTAAAAAAATTGAAGATCTGAATATCGAAAAAGGGCAAAAAGCAATGGCGGAACTTGGTATTACAAATTTCGTCGTGCATGCGCCTTATATTATTAATATCGCAAATACTCAAAAAGATCATGTATTTAATTTAGGTGTTGAGTTTTTACAGGAAGAGATTGTCCGTACTGAGGCACTGGGCGCAAAACAGATTGTTCTTCATCCGGGCGCACATGTCGGAGCGGGCAGCGAAGCAGGAATCAAACAGATTATTAAAGGTCTGAATGAAGTGCTGTCAAACGATAACGATGTTCAGATTGCACTTGAGACGATGGCAGGAAAAGGTTCTGAAATCGGACGTACTTTTGATGAGATTGCACACATTATGGACGGCGTCACGAACAATGAACGTCTGAGCGTGACATTTGATACATGTCACGTTCACGATGCAGGCTACGATATTAGAAACGACTTTGACGGTGTGTTAAATGAGTTTGATAAAATTGTCGGCATCGACCGCATTAAAGTGCTGCACATGAATGATTCCAAAAATCCTGTCGGCGCACATAAAGACAGACATGAAAACTTCGGCTTCGGCCACATCGGTTTCGATGCACTGAACTATATCATTAACCATCCGGAATTCACCGGCATTCCAAAAATTTTAGAAACTCCATTTGTCGGTCCGGATAAGAAAAATCGTGTTGCACCTTACAAACACGAAATTGACATGATTAAATCAGGGGAATTCGACCCGGGCTTATTAATTAAAATTAATCCTGACGTATCAGTACTGGAATAG